From Phormidium ambiguum IAM M-71, a single genomic window includes:
- a CDS encoding DUF928 domain-containing protein, producing the protein MVSKNKILLGQIIINFVLALTMSQSGLADVVNPQLSRSRNLLTEIIELLEYEPPSRGKPGDTADAGSRGSCDFLAIVPAHQYGLTAAEHPTLWFYLKSQPSLPKSVHLELQNEQNNIVYQTTFELNQTARIIDFRLPQTAPPLVIGQKYKWILSYGGINHEMYTSGKIERIALAPEIESQLKQATSRERLQILIKKRLWYDTFTELNQLRQTNPQDTELNVAWTTLIDRTFRSKNCLVSNHEK; encoded by the coding sequence ATGGTAAGCAAAAACAAAATTCTGCTGGGGCAGATTATCATTAATTTTGTCTTGGCTTTAACCATGAGTCAATCTGGGTTAGCAGATGTAGTAAATCCGCAACTTTCTAGAAGCCGGAATTTATTAACAGAAATCATAGAACTACTGGAATATGAGCCACCATCAAGAGGCAAACCTGGAGATACCGCAGACGCAGGTAGTAGGGGATCTTGTGATTTTTTGGCGATCGTTCCTGCTCATCAATACGGACTTACGGCTGCGGAACATCCAACTCTTTGGTTTTATCTAAAAAGTCAACCTTCCTTGCCCAAATCAGTACATTTAGAATTACAAAACGAACAAAACAATATAGTTTATCAAACCACTTTTGAGCTAAATCAAACCGCAAGAATTATAGATTTTCGTCTCCCCCAAACAGCACCCCCTTTGGTAATTGGTCAGAAATATAAATGGATTTTATCTTATGGTGGAATCAATCATGAAATGTATACCAGTGGAAAAATAGAAAGAATTGCATTAGCTCCCGAAATTGAGAGTCAGTTAAAACAAGCAACTTCACGAGAACGCCTACAAATTTTAATAAAAAAGCGTCTCTGGTACGACACTTTCACTGAGCTAAATCAACTGCGCCAAACTAATCCTCAAGATACTGAACTTAATGTTGCTTGGACTACTCTGATCGATCGAACATTTCGTTCTAAGAATTGTTTGGTTAGCAATCATGAGAAATAA
- a CDS encoding PEP-CTERM sorting domain-containing protein produces the protein MSHTQTSLKCKQSRKAHLPKKLSIILFGTASIIVGMAEAAEASVLFNPTTGHYYEFVPGRFTWDEAKTAAEARVFNNLQGYLTTITSQAEMDFIVSNLMLPSFPNPPNPPGAWTNFDIWGWIGASDAEQEGTWKWVTGPEAGTVFWSEGAPVDGAYSNWSLGEPNNLGPENYAHIDYRPIPGTWNDWFSFGRQGYYVEYGNPGQPESVPEPTSILGLLAFGAFGVGSLLKRKPQGLGSNFK, from the coding sequence GTGTCTCATACACAAACATCTCTGAAATGTAAACAATCACGAAAAGCCCATCTTCCCAAAAAGCTATCAATTATTCTGTTTGGCACGGCATCCATAATTGTAGGAATGGCAGAAGCAGCAGAAGCATCTGTTTTGTTTAACCCAACAACAGGACACTACTATGAGTTTGTGCCTGGTCGGTTTACCTGGGACGAAGCAAAAACAGCTGCGGAAGCAAGGGTTTTTAATAACCTCCAAGGTTATTTGACGACTATTACTTCTCAAGCAGAAATGGACTTTATTGTTTCAAACTTAATGTTACCTAGTTTTCCCAACCCGCCCAATCCTCCGGGAGCCTGGACTAATTTTGATATTTGGGGGTGGATTGGTGCTAGCGATGCAGAACAGGAAGGTACTTGGAAATGGGTAACAGGGCCAGAAGCAGGAACAGTATTTTGGTCAGAAGGAGCGCCAGTTGATGGTGCATACTCAAACTGGAGTCTTGGCGAACCTAACAATTTGGGGCCTGAAAATTATGCTCACATAGACTACAGACCGATTCCTGGTACTTGGAATGACTGGTTCAGTTTTGGACGACAAGGTTATTACGTCGAGTACGGTAATCCAGGTCAACCTGAATCAGTCCCAGAACCTACTTCGATATTAGGTTTGTTGGCTTTTGGTGCTTTTGGTGTAGGTTCGCTGTTAAAACGCAAACCGCAAGGACTGGGTAGCAATTTCAAGTAA
- a CDS encoding SDR family oxidoreductase — MQVQGAIALVTGANGGIGQYYIQGLQAAGATRIYAGARNPESLKEIAATDPDRIIPISLDITDEVSVKAAAQTYSDVNLLINNAGVGFNQRFVADVNFDKMRSEIEVNYFGTLRMCLAFAPILKANGGGAIVNMLTILAKVNFPLNASYCASKAAALLATQGIRAELAAQKTLVVGVMPGTVDTRMSKDFPPPKVAPEEVVRAALQAVEDEVEDVYPGEQAQQMQEQLLHDPKALEKLLAGTLPN; from the coding sequence ATGCAAGTTCAAGGTGCGATCGCATTAGTTACCGGAGCAAACGGCGGGATTGGACAGTACTATATTCAAGGCTTACAAGCTGCTGGAGCTACTCGCATTTATGCAGGTGCTCGCAATCCTGAGAGTTTGAAAGAAATTGCCGCAACAGATCCCGATCGCATTATTCCGATTTCACTTGATATTACTGATGAAGTATCGGTAAAAGCAGCAGCGCAGACATATTCGGATGTGAATCTTCTGATTAACAATGCTGGAGTTGGATTCAATCAGCGATTTGTAGCAGATGTGAATTTTGACAAAATGCGATCGGAGATTGAAGTCAATTACTTTGGCACATTGCGGATGTGTCTAGCGTTTGCACCGATTCTCAAAGCTAATGGAGGAGGTGCGATCGTCAATATGCTAACCATTTTGGCAAAGGTCAACTTTCCACTCAACGCCTCCTACTGTGCATCTAAAGCAGCCGCTCTCTTGGCAACACAAGGTATTCGAGCCGAACTTGCGGCACAGAAAACATTGGTAGTTGGAGTAATGCCTGGAACAGTGGATACACGCATGAGCAAGGATTTTCCGCCGCCAAAAGTAGCGCCCGAAGAAGTCGTGCGGGCGGCACTTCAAGCAGTTGAGGATGAAGTTGAGGATGTTTATCCAGGGGAACAGGCACAACAAATGCAAGAACAGTTATTGCACGATCCAAAAGCTTTGGAAAAGCTATTGGCAGGCACTTTACCGAATTAA
- a CDS encoding DUF1822 family protein, producing MIPSIKHILENAIPLPITTASMQIAQQFANQQLTPEKQTQVYLNTLAIGAVNDYMQMMDISVDLKDSDSWNSAIRLYADVADLTLTGLGKLECRPVKVDDLQKLTYYLPPEVPEDRIGVVVVAIDDGDRQATLLGFAKTVTTGNLPISQLQTLDDLLVYLEYLTVSQSQIPNPKSQIQLSQWLQNTFVAGWQSVETLLNLESGNSLEFGWRKQPSEKTTIKGAKLIDLGVQLGHQCVALLVAISPETDERVKIRVQLHPGSGETYLPANLKLILLDETGEIIQEIPSRSFDNFIQLPHFIGSVGEQFGIQISLETFTLKEDFII from the coding sequence ATGATTCCTAGTATCAAACATATCTTAGAAAACGCTATTCCACTGCCCATTACTACTGCATCAATGCAGATAGCACAGCAATTTGCCAATCAACAACTAACTCCCGAAAAACAAACACAAGTTTATCTTAATACTTTGGCTATCGGCGCAGTAAATGATTATATGCAGATGATGGATATTTCTGTCGATCTAAAAGATAGCGACAGTTGGAACTCTGCCATTCGCCTTTACGCTGATGTAGCTGATTTGACATTAACTGGATTAGGAAAATTGGAATGTCGTCCTGTCAAAGTTGACGACTTACAAAAATTAACATATTACTTGCCACCAGAGGTTCCAGAGGACAGAATTGGTGTGGTTGTAGTAGCGATCGACGATGGCGATCGACAAGCCACACTTTTAGGATTTGCTAAAACAGTAACAACAGGAAATCTACCAATTAGTCAGCTACAAACTCTAGATGATTTACTCGTCTACTTGGAGTACCTCACAGTTTCCCAATCCCAAATCCCAAATCCCAAATCCCAAATTCAATTGAGCCAATGGTTGCAAAATACTTTTGTCGCTGGTTGGCAATCTGTCGAAACACTTTTAAACTTAGAATCAGGTAATTCTTTAGAGTTTGGTTGGCGAAAACAGCCGAGCGAAAAAACAACTATCAAGGGTGCTAAACTGATCGATCTAGGAGTGCAACTTGGTCATCAATGCGTAGCTTTACTAGTTGCTATTTCGCCAGAAACCGATGAAAGAGTAAAAATCCGCGTCCAACTTCATCCTGGATCAGGAGAAACCTATCTCCCAGCTAATCTCAAACTAATATTATTAGATGAAACTGGCGAAATTATACAGGAAATTCCTTCTCGTAGTTTCGATAATTTCATTCAATTACCACACTTTATAGGTAGTGTTGGCGAACAATTTGGTATTCAAATTTCTTTAGAAACTTTTACATTAAAAGAGGATTTTATTATCTAG
- a CDS encoding CHASE2 domain-containing protein, with translation MSKLVVLSLGQGDFYSGFPLVTAILSQKGDASGMKFLGSLPPALEIEQIYTRWQLLYQSLAQRLGQPLRIEIIPEETVQVSTVEFSDLCQQLQIKINKWLNSEEFRRIDRQLRRELNSFDEIQFIIETNNIKLRRIPWHLWDFFDDYPKAEIGLSNREFQPGKISSQTHLGKVRILAILGNSSGINIKDDRKLLSNLPGAELVFLEEPQRQELDEQLWDKQGWDILFFAGHSQTEGETGVLYINQSEKITICQLKNALKKAIQRGLQLAIFNSCDGLGLASYLADLNIPQIVVMREPISDRIAQEFLKHFLDSFAGGESFYLAVREAREKLQHLENEYPCATWLPIICQNPANTPPTWQKLRGNEQLSSNFLPPLLVSLGVTLLIIGMRSLGFFQIWELQVFDQLMRLRPDEKQDPRLLVVEATEMDINNYGFPLPDAILAQVIEKLNRHQPRTIGLDIFRNRAIEPGYAAFSHQLQQNSRLIALCSAKDNANPNKPGIKPPPKYSPKRLGFSNVVVDPDSILRRHLIFMQPLQNDPCHTNYSLSIRLAFHYLATEGIKPQNLSNDRMQLGRAIFAPLEPKLGAYQQVDVRGFQILLNYRKNVAERVRITDVLTEQINPNLIKDKIIIIGVSAPISGDDFLTPYSASQLPYQKMPGVLVQAQMVSQIISAVLENRPLLWVGNRWQEGFWIYSWSIIGGLIVWRLQRKSAVMLATGITVVVLYGVCLILLIQGGWVPLVPSVLALLITVGSVNSCIAFQKRFSDRKEV, from the coding sequence ATGAGTAAATTAGTCGTCTTAAGTTTGGGACAGGGAGATTTTTACAGTGGTTTTCCTCTGGTGACTGCGATCCTGTCCCAAAAGGGCGACGCTAGTGGAATGAAATTTTTGGGCAGTTTACCACCTGCACTAGAAATTGAACAAATTTATACTCGTTGGCAATTACTTTATCAATCGCTAGCTCAACGTCTTGGTCAGCCATTAAGAATAGAAATTATTCCAGAAGAAACAGTCCAAGTTTCTACGGTAGAATTTAGCGATCTATGTCAGCAGTTACAAATTAAAATCAATAAATGGTTGAATTCTGAAGAATTTCGTCGCATCGATCGACAATTACGTCGAGAACTTAATTCATTTGATGAAATTCAGTTTATTATTGAAACAAACAATATTAAATTGCGACGAATTCCTTGGCATTTGTGGGATTTTTTTGATGATTACCCAAAAGCAGAAATTGGGTTAAGTAACCGGGAATTTCAACCGGGGAAAATTAGCTCTCAAACTCACCTTGGTAAAGTGCGAATCTTAGCAATTTTGGGTAATAGTAGCGGGATTAATATCAAAGACGATCGCAAATTACTGTCTAATTTACCGGGTGCAGAATTAGTTTTTCTCGAAGAACCCCAACGTCAAGAATTAGATGAACAACTTTGGGATAAACAAGGTTGGGATATTTTGTTTTTTGCTGGGCACAGCCAAACCGAGGGAGAAACAGGCGTTCTTTATATCAATCAAAGTGAAAAAATCACAATTTGTCAGTTAAAAAATGCCCTGAAAAAAGCTATTCAAAGGGGTTTACAGTTAGCAATTTTTAATTCTTGTGATGGGTTAGGATTAGCAAGTTATTTAGCAGATTTGAATATTCCGCAAATTGTGGTGATGCGAGAACCTATATCCGATCGCATTGCACAGGAATTTTTGAAACATTTTTTAGATAGTTTTGCTGGAGGCGAATCTTTTTATTTAGCAGTGCGAGAGGCGCGAGAAAAACTGCAACATTTAGAAAATGAATATCCCTGTGCAACTTGGTTGCCAATTATTTGTCAAAATCCGGCTAATACACCACCAACTTGGCAGAAATTGCGGGGTAACGAACAACTATCCAGCAACTTTTTGCCTCCTTTATTGGTAAGTTTAGGGGTAACTTTATTAATTATAGGAATGCGATCGCTCGGTTTTTTTCAAATTTGGGAATTGCAAGTTTTCGATCAGTTAATGCGCTTACGTCCTGATGAAAAACAAGATCCGCGATTATTAGTTGTGGAAGCCACCGAAATGGATATTAATAATTATGGGTTTCCTTTACCAGATGCTATTCTGGCTCAAGTAATAGAGAAATTAAATCGACATCAACCGCGAACTATTGGTTTAGATATTTTTCGTAATCGCGCGATCGAACCAGGTTATGCTGCCTTTAGTCATCAATTACAACAAAATAGCCGTCTCATTGCTTTGTGCAGCGCCAAGGATAACGCCAATCCTAACAAACCGGGAATTAAACCACCTCCTAAATATTCGCCAAAGCGTTTGGGATTTAGCAACGTTGTGGTAGACCCTGATAGTATTTTGCGTCGCCACTTAATTTTTATGCAACCCCTGCAAAACGATCCTTGTCATACTAACTACTCATTGAGCATTAGATTAGCATTTCATTACCTAGCAACAGAGGGGATTAAACCGCAAAACTTATCTAACGATCGAATGCAATTAGGACGTGCTATTTTTGCACCTTTAGAACCAAAACTAGGCGCTTATCAACAAGTTGATGTTCGCGGTTTTCAAATTTTGCTTAATTACCGCAAAAATGTAGCCGAACGAGTCAGAATTACAGATGTTTTAACCGAGCAAATTAATCCCAATTTAATCAAAGATAAAATTATTATTATTGGAGTGAGCGCCCCGATTTCTGGCGATGATTTTTTAACACCTTACAGCGCCAGTCAGTTGCCTTATCAAAAAATGCCAGGTGTTTTAGTTCAAGCACAAATGGTAAGTCAAATTATTAGTGCTGTTTTAGAAAATCGACCTTTATTATGGGTTGGGAATCGCTGGCAAGAAGGATTTTGGATTTACAGTTGGTCGATAATTGGTGGATTAATTGTTTGGCGACTACAAAGGAAATCTGCTGTGATGTTGGCGACTGGCATTACTGTTGTAGTTTTATATGGTGTTTGCTTGATTCTGTTGATTCAAGGAGGATGGGTTCCCCTAGTGCCATCTGTTTTAGCATTACTAATAACTGTCGGGAGTGTAAATAGTTGTATAGCTTTCCAAAAACGATTTAGCGATCGCAAAGAGGTATAG